One segment of Treponema pectinovorum DNA contains the following:
- the rsmD gene encoding 16S rRNA (guanine(966)-N(2))-methyltransferase RsmD has product MRITGGKLKGRTIKCPDGVIRPAMDRMRESVFAILGDLSGKSWLDMFSGSGTIAIEAASRGASQVQLCEKDKIKVKTILENVSITEKELGVKIGCHFMAVELFLKRCKENFDYIFFDPPFPYKFRKDLIKTVDSSSLLKDGGTVMIHYPDEDALPDKIGNLCLVDKRIYGRSIVNFYRSEK; this is encoded by the coding sequence ATGAGAATTACTGGAGGAAAATTAAAAGGAAGAACAATAAAGTGTCCCGACGGTGTTATAAGACCAGCAATGGACAGAATGAGAGAATCCGTTTTTGCAATTTTAGGAGATTTAAGCGGAAAATCATGGCTCGACATGTTTAGCGGTTCTGGAACTATAGCGATAGAAGCTGCAAGCAGAGGTGCGAGTCAAGTTCAACTTTGCGAAAAAGATAAAATCAAAGTAAAAACCATCTTGGAAAATGTTTCTATAACAGAAAAAGAGCTCGGTGTAAAAATTGGATGTCATTTTATGGCTGTCGAACTCTTTTTAAAAAGGTGTAAAGAAAATTTTGACTACATATTTTTTGATCCGCCGTTTCCCTACAAATTTAGAAAAGATTTGATAAAAACTGTCGATTCGTCTTCGCTTTTAAAAGATGGAGGAACGGTGATGATTCATTATCCTGATGAAGACGCTCTTCCAGATAAAATAGGAAATCTGTGCCTCGTAGACAAACGGATATATGGGCGTTCCATCGTAAATTTTTACAGGAGCGAAAAATAG